The following DNA comes from Edaphobacter lichenicola.
GCAAGGATGCAGTAGTCGCGCTTGCCCTTGATGGTCGATCGATCCGGTACGGCAAGCAGTTCTTTAGCCTGGTCACGCGTCAGCCAATTTCCCAACCGCGTCCCCTGCTGACGCATGTTTGGTACGTCCGTCATCTTCGCGGCTTGCTCCGCATCAAGAATGCCGTTCCGTTGTGCTTCACCGACTAACTTCCGAATCGCAGAAAGGCGGACGTTCACCGTCGACGCACTCAGTTTCTTTTCCACCAACGCAGCACGATATTCCATCAGAAGAGCGCGAGAGAGTGGCTGTTGTCGCATCTCGCAAAGCGCAAATATCTCATCGAGTGCTTTTGCGTAGTTTCGCTTCGAATGTTCCGAAGCAACGCTCAGCAGCACCATTCGCCGCAGCTCAGCAACGCCGGCAACGTATACGGCCCAGTTCCCTGCCGGTTGCTCGCGCAGAACCAGTGCGGTACTCATGACCCTGTAGGCGATTCGCTTACAGGTAGCGATTCGCCTTTGGACAAAGACCAGTGTCTTATCATGGCTCCTCCACATCCATTTCTTGCGCCTGGCGGGTCTCGTTCAGTTCCTTGCGTAACTTTTCGACCACCTCTTGCAGGTCTTCGATGGATGGAACCTCAGATTGAAGTGGTTCGGGAAGTTCGCGAGTGGCTCGGTAGGTCGAAACGCCGATCGGGCGATTGATGTTCTGCAACGTGTATTCCACGGTAGGACCACTGCGGCTTTCGCAAATCAGGACTCCGATGCTTGGACCATCGACCGGCGTCCGCATCGTCGCATCCACCGCTGAGAGGTAAAAACTTAGTTTGCCCGCGTATTCCGGTTTAAAGGCCCCATTTTTTAGCTCGATCACAAAATAGCAATGCAGCCGGAGATGGTAAAAGAGCAGATCGATGAAATAGGCCTGCCCATCGACTTCTAGCTGCACCTGGCTTCCCACGAAGGCGAAGCCGCGGCCCAACTCCAACAGAAGGTCGCGGAGATGCTTGAGCAGCCCACGCTCCAGCTCCCGTTCTTTGGCGCTGGAGCTCAGGGTCAGAAACTCGAACGAATAGGGGTCCTTGAGAATCTGTTGCGTCAGATCCGAATCCTCTGCCGGCAGCGTTCGGGAGAAATTGGTGAGCGCCTTCCCTTCCCGTTCCTGTAGCCCGGTCGAGATGTGATGGGTAAGAACGTTGCGGCTCCATCCGTGTTCGATGGACGCCCGCAGATACCATTCCCGGCTCTGGCCGTCTTTGAGACGGTCGAGCAGGACCATGTGATGTCCCCAGGGCAATTTTGCAGCAAGCTGCAAAATTTGGGGATCAGGCCAGGCCTCGGCAAAGGAACGCATGTAGCGCAGATTCCGGAGGCTGAAGCCCTCCACGCCGGGAAATTCCGTTCCGAGATCCTTGGCCAGGCGGTCCACCACCTTCGTTCCCCACCCCTCAGCCGCAAAGCGGGAGGAGAGATCCTGTCCGATGGACCAGTAGAGCTGGATGGTTTCCTGGTTGAGCGTCAGGGCGGCGCGCAGTTGGGCGGCGCGAATCCGGGTTTTTAAATCTTCGAGCAGCGCTGGGTAGCCCGAAGGGAGCGGGATTAGTTCAGCCACGGCGCCCTCCGTCCTCGACAGAAGCGCTTCCCTGCCCTTCTGGTAGGCCCAAACGGTCGTGGCCGGTGCTTGTACTCCACATCCTGCGTCTCCTCCACCATCAATAAGGTAGCAGCGCCCAATTTTGCAGCAGTTGCTGCAAAATTGACGATAGCACGAAATTGCCGACGACAATATACATTATCGTAGATGATTTACGATGTTCCATCGAGGTGGTTTTCAGCAGGTGTGCCAATAATCCCGGTATCCTGAAGGTGTCAGAAAGCTGAGGTTTTCGATGGGTCGTCCCGTCAAATGGTCCCGCGATCTGCACTCCATCCGGGAGCGCGCCGCTCACGCACGTACCGAAACATGGGGCCGCGTGGATATTGAAGGGCTCTTCGGCGTCGGCCGGGCCACCGCCCAGACGCTGATGAAGGCCATCGGAGAGGTGCAGCCGGTCGGCGGAGCCCACTTTGTGGAACGCAATTTCCTGCTCAGCTTCCTGGACGCCATGATTGACGCGCAGGATTTCGACCAGGCGTTTCGATCCCGAGTCCGCGAGGCCGAAGCACCGCCCTCTCCTAAACCATTGAGAGTTGCTCTACCTGCGGACCTCCGTAGCATCATGCTGAGAGACCTGCCGGAACACATCTCCCTTTCGCCTGGGCGATTAGAGATTACCGCCGATTCTACGGTCGCCATGCTTGAGAGTTTGGCGCTACTCGCGCAGGCGATGCAGAACGACCTCGCCCAGGTGCAAGCGGTTTTGGAGCCGCCTGCTAGACCGCCCGAGGTAGAAGATGATGATCTACGGGCATTCCTCGCAGAGCTGCGAAGCCAGCACCAAAGCTAAAAGCTATTTTCGTTGTCAGCCCTACACAAGCGATACGCTTACAGGTAGCGCATCGCTTATAGTACGTGTTTCGCTCACTGGGGGAGTAAGTGAATCGCGTATAGGGCTGAAAGCGAAGCGCTTACAGGACCTGGGAGCGAACTGCTGACAGGACCTCTAAGCGAGTCGCTTACGCTTAATAGGTAAGCTTTTTAGGGAAGTTTCTTAGAAAAGAAAAATAGTAAAAAAATAGATAACGACGACGACGTTCTCTTTGTCCTTAGTGTTGCCGAAAAGGCCCTGTTGTCCAATTATGTTCACCTTGTCATGGGTTTGTACTTTGCGCTAGTATCAGGTCTCGTGATCGCATACGATCTCACTACGATGTCACCACGCAAAAGAGTACGCAAATCTGACAATCTGCTGACTTCTGAGGTTGCGTCAGTGCTGGGAATCTCACAGCGCACCCTTTTGCGCCGGCTTGCTGCCGGAATTTGGCCTGAACCGATGCGTGACCCCGAGAACAATTACCGGATGTGGCGTCCCATTGAGGTTCAGCAGCTTCGTGAGGCACTCGAAAGAGAGAGACAATGAGCCTGAAAATTGTGATTTCCAATCAGCGCGGCGGCGTCTCAAAGACAACGACCACGACGACACTTGCAAGAGAATTTGCCGACCGCGGCAAACGGGTCCTGGTCATCGACACAGACCCTCAAGGGTCCATCAGCAGCATTCTCAATCTCAAGCCCGAATACGGGCTATACAACTTCGTGATTGAGCGCCTGATCTTCGACGACTGCATTGTCCGCGTTAGCGATAATTTGCATGTCATGTGCTCCAACCGAGAGACAACGAAGGTCGAGACGATTTTGATGGGGAATGTCGCCCGCGAACACGCCTTTACCCAGATATTTTCTTCGGTCGACAAGAACTATGATGTTGTTCTTATCGACGTAAGTCCTTCAATCACACTACTTCAGACGTGCGCGATGGTTTATGCAGAGCGAGTCTTGATCCCGATCGGCATGGACACCCTTTCGTTCCAAGGTGCGATGGCCTCGATCGAGGCAGCGAAGTCGCTCAACCAGCTTCTTCGCTCAAGCATTCAAACGATTGGATTGCTTCCAGTCATGGTAGATCGACGGCTAGCAATGACCACAACGATTCTCGACGGCCTGAAGGGCCTTTCGGAGGGAATGTCAATTCCCTTACTCAACGTCATTCGCACGGACCAGTCAGTCACGAAAGCGGCCCGCGCCGGGCAATTCTTGATTGACTACGACCCAAAGTGTAAGGCCATTGAAGATTACAAGCGTGTGGCAGATGAGATTCTAGAGATCCTTAAGGGCTAACTGAATGGCCGGGCAAACAAAGCAGACAAGTCGAAATCGCAAGATTGAGCCGCTCAATTGGGCTGAGACCGCGAACTCGCCCGCGTTGAAAGGGATGATGTCCTTTCTCGACATCAAGCCCGAGGAAGTTCGCAGCGGTCACTTCAAAGATGTGCCCGATGAGCCGGACTCACGCCTCGAACCTGTAGGCGATTCGCTTACAGGTAGCGATACGCCTACAGTCCCAACGAAAACCAAACCTGCGACACAAAAAGCTGTTATCGAAATGCGCCCCAAGCGCTCACAAGCAGCTACACTGCCGACAGCTCCCGAAGGCCCGCCACTCGTCGATACACTACCTGAGAGCGAACTGCTACCTGTAAGCGACTCACTACCTGTAAGTGAATCGCACCCTGTTAGCGATACGCTACCTATGAGCGAATCGCCATCATTTACTAACTTTATACTTGGTTCAGTTCCCTCTCAAAATCGAAAGATCCGGAAATGCAGGCTTTCTCAAGATGCGCACTCTGCAGGCGAAGAGACGCTATACAGAATCCTGTGGGAGGAAGGTAAACCCTCGTCTGCAAATCCACTGGGCTCGCGAATAGTTCGCATCGGGTATGCCGAACTCGCGAATCGAGCGAGAATGCACAAAGCCAACGTAAGGCTGAATCTAGCAAACCTTACAGCCAAACTTGCAATTGAACAAAGTGGCGAGTTCAGCAGTCGCGACATGATCGCAAAATCTTACAGAGTCTTGTCGTACAAAGAGATCCTTGAGCGTCGCCGCGCGGCGGGCCTTGAATACGTTATTCGTCAAAAAAATGTACTCTTCGTGACCGCTACCGGAGTGCCGATTGCTTTGCCAGGACTCGCACAGGCAAAGAAGGGGAAAACAAAACCAGCGAACAGCGTTCAATCAGTGAGCGATACGCAGCCTGTAAGCGATACGCAACCTATGAGCGATTCACTACCTGATAGCGATTCGCTTACAGGTAGTGAATACGATTTCGATATTCAGGCTGATTTGGCTTGTGTCTCGAAAGCTATGAACACCTATTGGACCGTTGACGATGCGGCAACAGATCAGCTCATCCGCGCCTGCAGAAAAGTCAGACCGGATGCCAAGGCCGAAGAGATAGCCTTCTTCGTTCGCGAAAAGCTCGACCTCACGCGCAGCAATCGGAGCATCACCAATCCCGTCGGGCTAATTCTCGCCACCGTACCGCAATCATTCAGTGGATATTCATTCGATACTTTCCGCCAGCGGCATCAAGAAAGAAAGAGACTGGCGGAAGAGGAGAGGCTCCGAAAAGAGGAAGAAGATCGGAAGCTGACAGAATGGATGGTTCGAGATGCAAGACAGACGCTGGCGAATCCAAATGCTACTGAGAAACGTAAGGCCGAAGCCGAAGACATCATTGCCCGGTACTCGCAGCCCGAAACAGAGAATTAGCACTCCTGTAGCCCGTTGCTAGTAGGCCATTCACTACCTGTAAGCGAATCGCTATCTGGTAGTGTTTCGCTCGCTTGATTTGAACAACGCAGGGAACCGGTTGTTGACACAAACTTGTGTATGCTCGGCTAAGATAAGGCGATGCTGAGTTCCCCCTGGGTCAGGAAAACTGCCACTGTTACTGGATTAGCAATCGCACTTGTGGGAGGCGCTTACTTCTTTGCAGTCACCCCGCACCACTCATCGGCTCCCCCAGACTCAGCAGACGGTTTGCTAGACAAGGCTGACACTCTTTCATGGGGAAATCGCTGGGCTGAAGCGCAGCCGATTTATGCCAAGGCTTCACAACTCTTTAGACTTCAAAACCGGCCATCAAAAGCGCTTTATGCGGCCGTGAGCGAGATTCCCGCTGATGAATCCGTGAGTGCTCCTGCGACGATCCTGAGACTGACACAGGATCTCGCAAAGCCAGAGGCACAAGACCCCGAGACGAAACTTAGAATCCTCACAATTAGAGGAATGCTTCAGGTCAATTACGATGCTGCTGAAGCGCGCGCAACCTGGCAAGAAGTCTTTTCACTCGCCATCAAGCTGCATCATTACGAACTGGCAACTCGCGCTGAAGGCGAGCAGGGAATTGCCGCATTTATCTTGGGGGACACCGATACCGCGAAGAAACAGGTTGTGCGGGCCTGGGGCCTCTCAAAGGTCGAGCGCGATCCAGCCGCCACGGTGCGCTATGCGAGTGTCTTTGGCGCAGGCTTGGTTCAACTTCATCGTTACAAGGAAGCTCTGACCCCACTCGATCAGGCGATCAAAATAGCTACTTCGACCAAAGGACTCGCATACCCAACAATCGCTGTTTACGCAAAGATCGAGGCGCTTGCCGGACTACATCAATACGAACCGGCGCTCGCGCTAGCAAATCGGTCGCTTGCCCGACTCCAGGGAACAACTTACGAAGCTCACAAGTCACAGGTCTACATCTCTCGGGGTTCGATCAGCCGTGAGAGTGGCAACTGGACCGCCGCGATCTCGGACTATGAGCAAGCAATCAACATTTCCAAGAAAATCGATAATTACCGCGGAGTAACGGACGCTGGCGGCCTTCTCGCACAAAGCTATGAACACGTGGGAAATCTGCCCGGTGCACTAAATGCGATCAACGACGCCATAGAAGCGAACACAAAGATTCCAGACGAGCTCTATTTGGTGCCGCGTAATCTAGCCATCAAGGCTGGAATTATGGGGCAACTGGGACACGTGGACGAGTCTGACGCACTCTACCGAAAGAGCATTGCCCTGGTCGACGTAATGATTGAACATGCCGCGACGATAAATATTCAGCGATATTTGCTCGCCGAGATGAGCGACGTCTACTCGGGATATTTTGCTTCTCTATGCAGACAGAAACGATACGAAGAAGCGTTGGGAGCACTCGAAAAGGTCCGAGGTCGCGTTGAATCTGAAGCGCTCGAACACCACGCAAGCCAGCCAGTTCACCCGGCCACTCCTGAAGAGAGCGAGCTTACGCGTCTCAACATTGCGCTAATCAATACCGATGACCCCGCTGCTAGAGCATCAATCACAAA
Coding sequences within:
- a CDS encoding CHAT domain-containing protein, giving the protein MLSSPWVRKTATVTGLAIALVGGAYFFAVTPHHSSAPPDSADGLLDKADTLSWGNRWAEAQPIYAKASQLFRLQNRPSKALYAAVSEIPADESVSAPATILRLTQDLAKPEAQDPETKLRILTIRGMLQVNYDAAEARATWQEVFSLAIKLHHYELATRAEGEQGIAAFILGDTDTAKKQVVRAWGLSKVERDPAATVRYASVFGAGLVQLHRYKEALTPLDQAIKIATSTKGLAYPTIAVYAKIEALAGLHQYEPALALANRSLARLQGTTYEAHKSQVYISRGSISRESGNWTAAISDYEQAINISKKIDNYRGVTDAGGLLAQSYEHVGNLPGALNAINDAIEANTKIPDELYLVPRNLAIKAGIMGQLGHVDESDALYRKSIALVDVMIEHAATINIQRYLLAEMSDVYSGYFASLCRQKRYEEALGALEKVRGRVESEALEHHASQPVHPATPEESELTRLNIALINTDDPAARASITNAIYTSELQINPSTLTQETIAHPVHLKVLQRSLSPNALLIEYVLAEPNSQAFAITHDSVTPYRLPSKSVIEEDANQYRKEIRGEKEDRALAQRLFAELLGPMKEYAQKTDLVIVPDGSLHLLPFSALADKAGYVLKTHTVDVAPSATVFDLIAQRAQGREVVSMPYIGVAAWTQPADTRNPIVRAITGPQRSQLVPLPDSKQEVETIAEDLPHPSTILLGADATESRFKKLSSESTDVIHLALHGYADIDYPDRSALIFAPDQGSGEDGLLQVREIRGLHLKARMVTLSACNTGVGPVGQAGVANLVNAFIEAGADTVVSTLWELEDHTTEHLMAQFYSKLAVHNRKVEALRTAQLELLDRGLPPYYWASFQIVGDPNGTF
- a CDS encoding ParA family protein, whose product is MSLKIVISNQRGGVSKTTTTTTLAREFADRGKRVLVIDTDPQGSISSILNLKPEYGLYNFVIERLIFDDCIVRVSDNLHVMCSNRETTKVETILMGNVAREHAFTQIFSSVDKNYDVVLIDVSPSITLLQTCAMVYAERVLIPIGMDTLSFQGAMASIEAAKSLNQLLRSSIQTIGLLPVMVDRRLAMTTTILDGLKGLSEGMSIPLLNVIRTDQSVTKAARAGQFLIDYDPKCKAIEDYKRVADEILEILKG
- a CDS encoding PDDEXK nuclease domain-containing protein; this translates as MAELIPLPSGYPALLEDLKTRIRAAQLRAALTLNQETIQLYWSIGQDLSSRFAAEGWGTKVVDRLAKDLGTEFPGVEGFSLRNLRYMRSFAEAWPDPQILQLAAKLPWGHHMVLLDRLKDGQSREWYLRASIEHGWSRNVLTHHISTGLQEREGKALTNFSRTLPAEDSDLTQQILKDPYSFEFLTLSSSAKERELERGLLKHLRDLLLELGRGFAFVGSQVQLEVDGQAYFIDLLFYHLRLHCYFVIELKNGAFKPEYAGKLSFYLSAVDATMRTPVDGPSIGVLICESRSGPTVEYTLQNINRPIGVSTYRATRELPEPLQSEVPSIEDLQEVVEKLRKELNETRQAQEMDVEEP